One window of Chloroflexus aggregans DSM 9485 genomic DNA carries:
- the accB gene encoding acetyl-CoA carboxylase biotin carboxyl carrier protein: MKDETTAMPADQNDPFGLSAVRDLLQMLEQSDVYEITIERGNSKLHVKRGQPTGVIYSAPMSQPVPAPIATPLPTAPVTPFVQPPPAPEGPPVEMPAGHTITAPMVGTFYAAPSPKDKPFVQEGDEVRVGDTVGIIEAMKMMNEIESDVAGRVARILVKNGQPVEYGQPLMVIEPL; the protein is encoded by the coding sequence ATGAAGGACGAAACTACTGCAATGCCAGCCGATCAAAACGATCCATTCGGCCTTTCCGCTGTGCGAGATTTACTTCAGATGCTCGAACAGAGCGATGTCTACGAGATCACGATAGAACGTGGTAACTCCAAGCTGCACGTGAAACGTGGTCAACCAACCGGGGTGATCTATTCCGCACCAATGAGCCAGCCCGTACCTGCTCCCATTGCCACACCACTACCAACTGCGCCTGTCACCCCATTCGTGCAACCACCGCCTGCCCCAGAAGGGCCACCGGTTGAAATGCCCGCCGGTCATACGATCACGGCGCCAATGGTCGGTACATTCTACGCAGCCCCATCGCCAAAGGATAAGCCGTTTGTGCAAGAAGGTGATGAGGTGCGTGTTGGTGATACCGTCGGTATCATCGAAGCGATGAAAATGATGAACGAAATTGAGAGCGATGTTGCCGGACGGGTAGCGCGTATTTTGGTCAAGAATGGTCAACCGGTTGAGTACGGTCAACCGTTGATGGTGATCGAACCGCTTTGA
- the xseA gene encoding exodeoxyribonuclease VII large subunit, with translation MHVLTVSDLNSALRAHLEGEGLFFDLWLLAEVVEFRRYPSGHCYFTLKDEQASIRAVLWRGVAERIATLPTNGDAVLVHGRVGFYEARGELQFVVDQIVPAGVGLLNAQLAQLRARLEAEGLFDERRKRPLPPLPRRIGIVTSLQAAALQDMLTILRRRYPLAEVLLSPCLVQGELAPASIVAALRRVYTEAVDLVILARGGGASEDLAAFNDEQVVRTVAASPVPIITGVGHETDTTLVDAVADLRAPTPSAAAEMAAPPLTELRQRVLALHERATVAIIDRLHRQRQMVAQQHALLQRNHPHRTIEAARQTVDDLSRRAGRAFGRWLQLEQTRLQGLQARLATLSPQATLARGYAIAQQVDGHVVTDPAQVQAGEALTLTVRAGRVRVIVEHTDE, from the coding sequence ATGCATGTATTAACCGTTTCTGATTTAAACAGCGCCCTCCGCGCTCATCTTGAGGGCGAGGGCTTGTTTTTCGACCTTTGGTTGCTCGCCGAAGTAGTCGAGTTCCGCCGTTATCCGTCGGGTCACTGCTACTTCACGCTCAAGGACGAGCAAGCGAGCATTCGAGCTGTCCTTTGGCGGGGTGTTGCCGAACGTATCGCAACCTTACCGACGAACGGCGATGCTGTATTGGTGCATGGGCGGGTTGGTTTCTACGAAGCCCGCGGTGAGCTACAGTTTGTTGTCGATCAGATTGTACCGGCCGGGGTAGGACTGCTCAACGCACAGCTTGCCCAACTACGCGCCCGCCTCGAAGCTGAAGGTTTGTTCGATGAACGCCGCAAACGCCCGTTGCCGCCCCTGCCACGACGAATCGGCATTGTTACCTCACTGCAAGCGGCTGCTCTGCAAGATATGCTGACCATTTTACGCCGTCGTTACCCGCTTGCGGAAGTTTTGTTGTCCCCCTGTCTGGTACAGGGCGAATTAGCCCCGGCCAGTATCGTTGCTGCCCTGCGCCGCGTCTACACCGAGGCGGTCGATCTGGTGATCTTAGCTCGTGGTGGTGGCGCAAGTGAGGATTTGGCGGCTTTTAACGATGAACAGGTTGTACGAACGGTGGCAGCTAGCCCCGTTCCGATTATTACCGGCGTTGGTCACGAAACCGATACGACGTTAGTTGATGCTGTGGCCGATCTGCGTGCGCCTACTCCCTCTGCCGCCGCCGAAATGGCCGCACCACCGCTGACCGAACTGCGTCAGCGGGTGCTTGCATTACACGAACGTGCAACTGTCGCTATCATCGATCGTCTGCATCGGCAACGTCAGATGGTTGCTCAACAGCATGCTCTTCTCCAACGAAATCATCCACACCGAACGATCGAGGCCGCACGCCAAACAGTTGATGACCTATCACGCCGAGCCGGACGAGCGTTCGGAAGATGGCTACAACTCGAACAAACACGTCTGCAAGGCCTACAAGCTCGCCTTGCGACACTTAGCCCACAGGCAACGCTTGCCCGTGGGTATGCCATCGCCCAACAGGTTGATGGTCACGTGGTGACCGACCCGGCGCAAGTACAGGCCGGTGAAGCCCTCACCCTAACCGTCCGCGCCGGCCGCGTGCGCGTTATTGTGGAGCACACCGATGAGTGA
- the xseB gene encoding exodeoxyribonuclease VII small subunit: MSEQTAVEQYETLLAELQTVVERLEQGELSLAEALRLYERGAELAAACQQLLDAAELRVRQLEGVG; encoded by the coding sequence ATGAGTGAACAAACTGCCGTCGAACAGTATGAAACATTACTTGCCGAACTTCAGACGGTTGTCGAGCGACTCGAGCAAGGTGAGTTGTCCCTCGCGGAAGCCTTGCGTTTATATGAACGCGGTGCTGAACTTGCCGCTGCTTGCCAGCAACTACTCGATGCTGCCGAGTTGCGGGTACGTCAGCTTGAAGGTGTTGGATAG
- a CDS encoding RidA family protein, translating to MDRTCITTDAAPAAIGPYSQAIRAGHLIFVSGQLPINPATNELITDDIGAMTRQIFANIAAILQAAGSSLDRIVKTTVFLADLNDFATMNAAYAEHFGNEPPARSTVQVARLPRDARIEIEVIALA from the coding sequence ATGGATCGCACGTGCATTACTACCGACGCAGCTCCGGCAGCTATCGGTCCGTACTCGCAAGCTATTCGGGCAGGTCATTTGATCTTTGTCTCCGGACAATTACCGATTAATCCGGCCACCAACGAACTCATAACTGATGACATTGGCGCAATGACACGCCAGATTTTCGCCAATATTGCCGCTATTTTGCAAGCTGCCGGCAGCTCACTCGATCGGATTGTGAAGACGACCGTCTTTCTCGCCGATCTGAACGATTTTGCCACTATGAATGCAGCTTACGCCGAACATTTCGGCAATGAACCACCGGCACGCTCGACGGTGCAAGTCGCTCGCTTACCGCGCGATGCCCGTATCGAAATCGAAGTAATTGCCCTGGCGTAA
- a CDS encoding ComEC/Rec2 family competence protein, whose product MRQWLHTIIAFGGILAFIAWLQRPDGQLHVMLLPIRGDALLIRAPDGSFTLIDGGRDPTEVAVEVGRYLPFWQRRLAAIVLTRTDKEHLPGQLGILRRYRPDVAFTPTIVEGEWRELLNELVTPIRRLRPGQQFNLGGIRLQVLAVNDGKEGGAVLLITHRAVRILIHTGGSTGDPALTALADQPIDLLVYPWQRSITVPELTRLHLRAVAFSTGYEADQPALHSFTERRQLAPYLYHPNIDGVIHLISDGRRATITTQPP is encoded by the coding sequence ATGCGACAATGGCTACATACAATTATCGCGTTTGGTGGTATCCTGGCATTCATCGCATGGCTACAACGACCTGATGGTCAACTTCACGTCATGCTGTTACCGATCAGAGGCGATGCTCTTCTGATCCGCGCACCCGACGGTTCGTTTACACTTATCGACGGTGGACGCGATCCGACCGAGGTAGCGGTTGAGGTGGGCCGCTACCTCCCCTTCTGGCAACGTCGGTTGGCGGCTATTGTGCTAACCCGTACTGATAAAGAACATCTGCCCGGTCAGTTAGGGATATTACGGCGTTACCGCCCAGATGTAGCTTTCACTCCTACTATCGTTGAGGGTGAATGGCGGGAACTGTTGAACGAACTGGTCACACCGATCCGCCGCTTACGTCCCGGACAACAGTTCAACCTCGGCGGAATCCGCTTGCAGGTACTAGCAGTCAATGATGGTAAAGAGGGCGGTGCCGTCTTGCTGATCACCCATCGTGCGGTACGTATTTTGATCCATACCGGTGGAAGTACCGGCGATCCAGCCCTGACAGCACTGGCCGACCAACCAATTGACCTGCTGGTGTATCCGTGGCAACGGTCGATTACCGTACCGGAACTGACCCGATTGCACTTACGGGCCGTTGCATTTAGCACCGGCTATGAGGCCGACCAACCGGCCCTCCATAGCTTCACCGAACGACGCCAGCTTGCACCCTATCTTTATCATCCGAACATCGACGGCGTGATTCATCTTATCAGTGATGGTCGCCGGGCAACGATTACGACCCAACCGCCATGA
- a CDS encoding flippase: MNNRLILVFLIIGAALTLLGAGTWLWRRYYRDDPTNTARRIFKNSAVTFGLRLFVRGLDTVILFLLVGALDPAALGAYNTAALLVAQYLATFTEFGLGVWLTREVARNPAVARQLFGVTLALRLCLIVAAAAPIAWLVIGIYNGLGALGLSEPLTTEGRWAIWILLFTLIPSAYSGAVTALYNAAERMEVPAAVEVLTALLSFLARIAVLALGWGVIGLAWAAVLVSSITALIFLGLQIRTFFAPTLSFDGPTIRKLIPQALPLMLNNLLSVIFFRFDLFIVRAFGGSNADLLVQQYVLPYQLLNIALVLPPAITFAVFPLLARRAGGARSELFSAQQRTLRLLLLIAFPLAMGMTLLADDLVWIFARRRFAEYLPSVTVLAVLAWFLPLSFTNGLLQYVLIAIERQTSITRAFVIGAIFNLTANLIAIPLAIRLGRPEDALLAAALITILSEVVLYAVFRPVLHQEGLQPNLLPLMWQPALASLAMAGIMLPALLWLPGWIGSLCAILIGPPVYGTALWLTGAIGTEEMALARRIVGRTS, encoded by the coding sequence ATGAACAATCGCCTGATCCTTGTATTCCTCATCATTGGTGCCGCGCTTACGTTACTCGGTGCGGGAACTTGGCTTTGGCGACGCTATTACCGCGACGATCCGACCAATACGGCTCGCCGCATCTTCAAAAACAGCGCCGTTACCTTTGGCCTACGTCTTTTTGTCCGTGGGTTGGATACGGTCATCCTATTTTTGCTGGTTGGCGCACTTGATCCGGCAGCACTCGGCGCTTACAACACCGCTGCCCTGCTCGTGGCCCAATACCTTGCCACCTTCACCGAGTTTGGTCTTGGCGTATGGCTCACGCGCGAAGTTGCCCGTAATCCGGCTGTAGCCCGCCAACTGTTTGGAGTAACCCTTGCCTTGCGTTTATGCCTCATCGTGGCTGCTGCCGCACCGATAGCATGGCTCGTCATCGGTATCTACAACGGCCTTGGTGCCCTTGGCTTGAGCGAACCGCTCACTACTGAGGGCCGATGGGCGATCTGGATTTTGCTGTTTACCCTTATTCCCAGTGCTTACAGTGGCGCGGTCACGGCGCTCTACAATGCTGCCGAACGAATGGAAGTGCCAGCGGCGGTGGAAGTGTTGACGGCGCTGCTCAGCTTTCTGGCCCGCATCGCCGTGCTTGCACTCGGGTGGGGCGTCATTGGACTCGCGTGGGCAGCGGTCTTGGTTAGTTCGATCACGGCTTTGATCTTTCTTGGATTGCAAATCCGTACCTTCTTCGCACCGACCCTGAGCTTTGATGGTCCTACGATCCGTAAGCTCATCCCGCAGGCGCTGCCGCTCATGCTCAATAATCTGCTCAGTGTCATCTTCTTTCGCTTTGACCTTTTTATTGTTCGTGCTTTCGGCGGTAGCAACGCCGATCTACTGGTACAGCAATATGTCTTGCCTTACCAACTCCTCAACATCGCGCTCGTGTTACCACCGGCAATAACCTTCGCCGTCTTTCCACTCTTGGCACGACGCGCCGGCGGTGCGCGCAGCGAGTTGTTCAGCGCCCAACAACGCACACTGCGTCTGTTACTCTTGATTGCCTTCCCATTGGCAATGGGTATGACACTGTTGGCTGACGATCTCGTCTGGATCTTCGCCCGTCGCCGCTTCGCCGAGTATCTCCCGTCGGTCACCGTGCTCGCCGTGTTGGCATGGTTTTTGCCACTCTCCTTTACTAACGGCTTGTTACAGTATGTGCTAATTGCCATCGAACGCCAAACCTCCATTACCCGCGCTTTTGTTATTGGTGCGATCTTCAACCTGACTGCCAATCTCATCGCGATCCCGCTCGCTATCCGATTAGGCCGCCCCGAAGACGCGCTCCTGGCGGCAGCGCTGATCACTATTTTGTCAGAAGTTGTACTTTACGCCGTCTTCCGTCCCGTCTTACACCAAGAGGGATTGCAACCGAACCTCTTGCCCCTAATGTGGCAACCGGCATTGGCAAGTCTCGCGATGGCTGGCATCATGCTTCCAGCGCTCCTCTGGCTACCGGGATGGATCGGTAGTCTGTGTGCAATTCTGATCGGACCGCCGGTGTACGGCACTGCGTTATGGCTCACCGGAGCCATCGGCACAGAAGAGATGGCACTGGCGCGGCGGATTGTAGGACGAACATCGTAA
- a CDS encoding TolB family protein, producing the protein MNRLRMLWSTIGLVMVLIVGATPLTAAPFSGRTTFADPRFASVWTRTDDEAVRGGRTWYWGPGPWFDYGEFYRQSPNSARTVQYFDKARMEINNPAEGIVTNGLLVKELISGRMQLGDDPFDVSYREGSDVPVAGNPRVANTIAPGYRDFAGIATIDNGYRDPSRLNQRVNTVISRSGNLSVRDDLAKPETTIVQYNSVTGHNIPKVFWDFMNQRGRVIENGRVVTAPIVDWLFAMGYPITDPYWVRAVIGDTERDVLVQLFERRVLTYTPDNPAGYQVEMGNVGQHYFQWRYPHLGMPWAAPDPVTPLIYASNIDTGSYWELYRANFNGGGQRLTFNNGETVAFSWRRSWEPAQQYLIVDSRRNSPNYRQIYALNAIAADSGERAPGAGALRISYSNNDGTFPPPDNDFSTIPGSEYNAMVSPDGNLMVFVSERTGAPQLYLRRLNIPLRGFAQQITSYDPACNVETPTWSPDGRSLFWVTNCEGNFEIYRADVRYYYIDTLYAGVELVNLLNLTNNAANDRFARVSPDGKQIAFASDRDGNWEIYVMNSDGSNVRRLTNNPATDDAPTWSPDGRQLAFASDRDGDFEIYILNVNDGTVTTQVTQNTAQDRWPLWAQ; encoded by the coding sequence ATGAACCGTCTACGTATGCTTTGGAGTACGATCGGTTTGGTGATGGTGTTGATCGTGGGCGCAACCCCACTTACCGCCGCACCCTTCTCTGGTCGCACCACCTTTGCCGACCCGCGCTTTGCGTCAGTCTGGACCCGCACCGACGACGAGGCGGTGCGGGGCGGGCGCACGTGGTATTGGGGGCCGGGACCGTGGTTCGATTACGGTGAATTTTACCGGCAAAGCCCCAATAGCGCGCGCACTGTGCAGTATTTCGACAAGGCGCGGATGGAGATCAACAATCCGGCTGAAGGTATTGTCACGAATGGCTTGCTGGTGAAAGAACTTATTAGCGGTCGTATGCAGCTTGGTGACGATCCCTTCGATGTGAGCTATCGCGAAGGATCGGATGTGCCAGTGGCCGGCAATCCGCGCGTAGCGAACACGATTGCTCCCGGCTATCGTGACTTCGCCGGCATTGCCACGATCGATAACGGCTACCGCGATCCGTCGCGCCTCAACCAGCGAGTGAATACCGTCATCTCGCGTAGCGGCAACCTTAGCGTGCGCGATGACCTCGCCAAACCCGAAACGACAATTGTCCAGTATAACAGCGTCACCGGCCACAACATTCCGAAGGTCTTCTGGGACTTCATGAATCAACGTGGGCGGGTCATTGAGAATGGCCGCGTCGTGACGGCGCCGATCGTTGATTGGCTCTTTGCAATGGGCTATCCGATCACCGATCCCTACTGGGTCCGGGCCGTCATCGGTGATACCGAACGTGATGTACTGGTGCAACTCTTTGAGCGGCGCGTGCTGACCTACACTCCTGATAACCCCGCCGGCTATCAGGTCGAGATGGGTAACGTCGGCCAGCACTACTTCCAGTGGCGCTACCCGCACCTCGGTATGCCGTGGGCCGCACCTGATCCGGTTACTCCGCTTATCTATGCCTCAAATATTGACACCGGCAGCTACTGGGAACTCTACCGGGCTAATTTCAACGGCGGCGGCCAACGGCTGACCTTTAACAATGGCGAGACGGTGGCCTTCTCGTGGCGGCGCAGTTGGGAACCAGCCCAACAATACCTGATCGTTGACTCGCGGCGCAATAGCCCCAACTATCGCCAGATCTACGCTCTCAACGCGATTGCCGCCGATTCGGGCGAACGCGCGCCGGGAGCTGGCGCTCTCCGCATTAGCTACAGCAACAACGATGGCACCTTCCCGCCGCCGGATAATGATTTCTCAACCATCCCCGGCAGTGAATACAACGCGATGGTTTCGCCTGACGGCAATCTGATGGTATTCGTCTCAGAACGAACCGGCGCGCCGCAACTCTACCTCCGCCGGCTGAATATCCCGCTGCGCGGCTTTGCCCAGCAGATCACCTCCTATGATCCAGCCTGCAACGTCGAAACGCCGACATGGTCGCCCGATGGTCGCAGCCTGTTCTGGGTAACGAACTGCGAGGGTAACTTCGAGATCTACCGGGCTGATGTTCGCTATTACTACATTGATACACTCTATGCCGGGGTTGAGCTGGTGAACCTCCTCAACCTGACCAACAACGCGGCCAACGACCGCTTCGCCCGCGTTTCGCCCGACGGTAAGCAGATCGCCTTCGCCAGCGACCGCGACGGGAATTGGGAGATTTATGTGATGAACAGCGACGGTAGCAATGTGCGTCGCCTCACCAACAACCCCGCCACCGACGATGCACCGACCTGGTCGCCCGATGGCCGCCAATTGGCCTTCGCCAGCGACCGCGACGGCGATTTCGAGATTTATATCCTGAACGTCAATGACGGTACGGTGACGACCCAGGTGACCCAAAACACCGCCCAAGACCGCTGGCCATTGTGGGCCCAGTAG
- a CDS encoding TolB-like translocation protein: MKHLQRMMLIIILLPLMLPTARPLAAAPFSGRTGFADPRFETIWTRTDSEAVRGGRTWYWGPGPWFDYAEFYADSPNGLRTVQYFDKARMEINRPADGIVTNGLLVVEMVSGRIQLGDIPTNARQYRCSDVPVAGNPRSANPASPGYCQFTDRATFPDLYRPAYRDPERLKQRVSTTIDINGNLGERPDLARPETTIVQYSTITGHNIPQVFWDFMNRRGKVFENGRVTTGPIVDWLFAMGYPITDPYWVRAVVGDTERDVLVQLFERRVLTYTPDNPAGYQVEMGNVGQHYFQWRYPHLGTPWAAPDPVAPLIYASNIDTGSYWELYRANFNGGGQRITFNNNETVAYSWLRSWNPNRQMLAVDSRREQPVYRQVYLLNSVAASDGEQASAATATRISSVDMRDLWYYPGGPDELISKTVNEFNPMVSPDGTRLLVISERVDRPDLMLWSIADTNSLTIPSRLTRDQPACHYETPAWSPDGRRIYWVSDCDGYFAIYSAEPSYRPYSLRNNLVGFIAELSNIRKLSNQNANDRFARVSPDGKQIAFASDRDGNWEIYVMNSDGSNVRRLTNNPATDDAPTWSPDGRQLAFASDRDGDFEIYILNVSDGTITQQVTQNTAQDRWPLWTQ; encoded by the coding sequence ATGAAACATCTTCAACGAATGATGCTCATCATCATCCTGCTCCCGCTCATGCTGCCCACTGCTCGTCCCCTCGCTGCCGCACCCTTCTCCGGTCGCACCGGCTTTGCCGACCCGCGCTTTGAGACTATCTGGACCCGTACCGACAGCGAAGCAGTACGCGGTGGGCGCACGTGGTATTGGGGGCCGGGACCGTGGTTTGATTACGCTGAGTTCTACGCCGACAGCCCCAACGGTCTCCGTACCGTACAATATTTTGATAAGGCACGGATGGAGATAAACCGGCCTGCCGATGGGATTGTCACCAATGGCTTATTAGTGGTCGAAATGGTGAGTGGCCGCATCCAGTTGGGTGATATTCCTACCAATGCACGCCAGTATCGTTGTTCAGACGTACCGGTCGCCGGTAATCCGCGCAGCGCCAACCCAGCTTCACCCGGCTATTGCCAATTTACCGATCGCGCAACTTTCCCTGACCTGTACCGGCCTGCCTACCGTGATCCCGAACGGCTGAAACAACGGGTCAGCACCACAATCGATATCAACGGCAACCTCGGCGAACGACCCGATCTCGCCCGCCCTGAAACTACGATTGTGCAATACAGCACCATTACCGGTCACAACATTCCCCAAGTCTTTTGGGACTTTATGAATCGGCGCGGCAAGGTGTTTGAGAACGGCCGCGTCACAACCGGCCCAATTGTCGATTGGCTCTTTGCAATGGGCTATCCGATCACCGATCCCTACTGGGTCCGGGCCGTCGTCGGTGATACCGAACGTGATGTACTGGTGCAACTCTTTGAGCGTCGTGTGCTGACCTACACTCCCGATAACCCCGCCGGCTATCAGGTTGAGATGGGCAACGTCGGGCAACACTACTTCCAATGGCGCTATCCACACCTCGGTACGCCGTGGGCCGCACCCGACCCGGTCGCACCGCTAATCTACGCCTCGAACATCGATACCGGTAGCTACTGGGAACTCTACCGGGCCAATTTTAACGGTGGTGGTCAGCGTATAACCTTCAACAATAACGAAACCGTCGCCTATTCGTGGTTACGTAGTTGGAACCCCAATCGTCAGATGTTGGCAGTTGATTCACGCCGCGAACAACCCGTATACCGGCAGGTATACTTACTCAACAGTGTGGCAGCATCGGACGGTGAGCAGGCATCGGCAGCAACAGCTACACGCATCAGTTCAGTCGATATGCGCGACCTGTGGTATTACCCAGGGGGACCGGACGAGCTTATTTCAAAGACTGTCAATGAATTCAACCCGATGGTATCACCTGATGGGACACGTCTCCTTGTTATTTCCGAACGAGTTGATCGTCCAGACCTTATGCTATGGTCGATCGCTGATACGAATAGCCTGACGATACCATCTCGCCTCACCCGTGACCAACCGGCTTGTCACTACGAAACACCGGCCTGGTCACCGGATGGACGCCGCATCTATTGGGTTAGCGATTGTGATGGGTATTTTGCCATCTATAGCGCGGAACCATCATATCGACCATACTCTTTGCGTAATAACCTTGTCGGCTTCATAGCTGAACTCAGCAACATTCGTAAGCTCAGTAACCAGAATGCCAACGACCGCTTCGCCCGCGTCTCACCCGACGGCAAACAAATTGCCTTCGCCAGCGACCGCGACGGCAATTGGGAGATTTACGTGATGAACAGCGACGGCAGCAATGTCCGCCGCCTGACCAACAACCCCGCCACCGATGACGCACCGACGTGGTCGCCCGATGGCCGGCAATTGGCCTTCGCCAGCGACCGCGACGGTGACTTCGAGATCTATATCCTGAACGTCAGCGATGGTACGATAACCCAACAAGTCACCCAAAACACCGCCCAAGACCGCTGGCCGTTATGGACCCAGTAG
- a CDS encoding hemolysin family protein codes for MQELLIIVALALANGMFAATELAVVSARRGRLEQRAEEGSRGAAVALQLQEDPDRFLAAVQIGITLIGTLNGVFAGATLTGQLAPWLARNEWLRPYADQLAQFLVVLLVTYLSLVLGELVPKRIALQSAETIATLMARPMLGLARISTPFIALLSASTRLILTLIGRANVEEERVTEEDIRALVREGAETGEVEPQEQQFIDRVFRFSDRAVRHIMTPRHEVEMVEANRTLGEVIDELLASGYSRFPVYEETPDQIVGIVHVRDLLLLYRKKGEQALVREAVSPPLYVPENSRASALLTTFRRSRRHMALVVGELGGIEGVVTLEDVLEEIVGEIDDEYDDATPPPIVRREDGSYLVEGSLPVDEVRALLEVDELPDEDTFRYETLAGLVISLIGHIPTAGDVVRWSGWRFEVVDMDGLRVDKVLIARDSTTNHPSTSPSR; via the coding sequence ATGCAAGAATTATTAATCATTGTTGCGCTGGCATTGGCGAATGGAATGTTTGCCGCCACCGAGCTGGCAGTTGTTTCTGCCCGCCGAGGCCGGCTCGAACAGCGCGCTGAAGAGGGAAGTCGCGGGGCGGCGGTTGCCCTCCAATTGCAAGAAGATCCCGATCGCTTTTTAGCCGCAGTGCAGATCGGTATTACCCTGATCGGAACACTGAACGGTGTCTTTGCCGGCGCAACCCTGACCGGTCAACTCGCACCATGGCTAGCCCGCAATGAGTGGCTACGACCGTATGCCGACCAGTTGGCCCAATTTTTGGTCGTGCTGCTGGTTACGTACCTGTCGCTAGTGTTGGGCGAGTTGGTACCGAAGCGCATCGCTTTGCAAAGCGCCGAGACTATTGCGACGCTGATGGCTCGGCCAATGTTAGGGCTGGCGCGGATCAGTACACCGTTCATTGCGTTACTCAGTGCTTCCACTCGTTTGATTCTTACCCTGATCGGGCGTGCGAATGTCGAGGAAGAGCGGGTCACCGAAGAAGATATTCGGGCGCTCGTTCGGGAAGGTGCCGAGACCGGTGAGGTCGAACCGCAAGAGCAGCAATTCATCGATCGTGTCTTTAGGTTCAGCGACCGGGCAGTGCGCCACATTATGACCCCGCGCCATGAAGTTGAGATGGTAGAAGCCAACCGCACGCTCGGAGAAGTGATCGATGAGTTGTTGGCGAGTGGCTACTCGCGCTTTCCGGTGTATGAAGAGACACCAGATCAGATTGTCGGGATTGTCCATGTGCGTGATTTGCTCCTACTCTACCGAAAAAAGGGGGAGCAAGCGTTAGTACGGGAAGCCGTCTCGCCACCGCTCTACGTACCGGAAAATAGTCGGGCATCGGCGCTGCTGACCACATTTCGTCGCAGCCGTCGCCATATGGCGTTGGTGGTGGGTGAGCTAGGTGGGATCGAGGGTGTCGTGACGCTAGAAGATGTATTGGAAGAGATCGTGGGCGAGATTGATGACGAATACGACGATGCTACTCCACCACCAATCGTTCGTCGCGAAGATGGTTCATACCTCGTTGAAGGTTCATTACCGGTTGATGAGGTACGCGCGTTGCTTGAAGTCGATGAGCTACCCGACGAAGACACATTTCGTTACGAGACGTTGGCCGGGCTGGTGATCAGTCTGATCGGTCATATCCCAACTGCCGGTGATGTCGTGCGGTGGAGCGGATGGCGGTTTGAAGTGGTCGATATGGACGGGTTGCGCGTTGATAAAGTGTTGATCGCGCGCGATTCAACCACGAATCATCCATCGACATCCCCTTCGCGGTAG
- the tpiA gene encoding triose-phosphate isomerase, which produces MRTPLIAGNWKMYKTIGEATALVRDLLAELGPLTDREAIVCPPFTALAAVAPLLVDSPLGLGAQNLYHEAQGAFTGEVSPVMLADVGCRYVIVGHSERRQYFGESDALVNRKLRAALAHGLRPIVCVGESKPQRDAGQAEPIVTAQVRAALVEVPPDRMSDVVIAYEPIWAIGTGDTATPADAQAMHAAIRATLAELYGSEIATAVRIQYGGSVKPDNIDELMAQPDIDGALVGGASLQAASFLRIIQYR; this is translated from the coding sequence ATGCGAACTCCGTTAATCGCCGGTAACTGGAAGATGTACAAGACGATTGGTGAAGCGACAGCGCTGGTACGTGATCTCCTTGCCGAGCTTGGTCCACTCACCGATCGCGAAGCAATTGTCTGCCCGCCGTTTACAGCGTTGGCGGCGGTGGCGCCGTTGTTAGTCGATAGCCCCTTGGGGTTGGGGGCACAGAATCTCTACCACGAGGCACAAGGGGCATTTACCGGTGAGGTTTCACCGGTGATGTTGGCCGATGTTGGTTGCCGGTATGTGATCGTCGGTCACAGTGAGCGCCGGCAATATTTTGGCGAGAGTGATGCGCTGGTGAATCGCAAACTGCGGGCCGCCTTAGCCCACGGCCTACGCCCGATTGTCTGCGTCGGCGAGAGCAAGCCGCAGCGTGATGCCGGGCAAGCCGAGCCGATTGTGACGGCGCAGGTGCGGGCGGCGTTGGTCGAGGTACCACCGGATCGGATGTCGGATGTTGTGATCGCGTATGAACCGATTTGGGCTATCGGTACCGGTGATACGGCAACACCGGCTGATGCCCAAGCGATGCATGCGGCGATCCGAGCTACACTAGCCGAACTCTACGGCTCTGAGATTGCCACCGCGGTGCGTATTCAGTATGGTGGCAGCGTCAAACCCGACAATATCGATGAACTCATGGCACAACCTGACATCGATGGCGCCCTTGTGGGTGGTGCTTCGTTGCAGGCGGCCAGTTTTCTCCGCATTATTCAGTACCGGTAA